A part of Catenulispora sp. MAP5-51 genomic DNA contains:
- a CDS encoding CBASS oligonucleotide cyclase, whose product MLAQFAQKSVNVSKDEAAERRRQVNHLRQRLEMHIDAHPGFDLVKLRASGSTAKHTAIQRKKKEGSDADVAAYLRTGDLDIDDCELLEWLKERCRAVYGVRKDAEDFVISEHAVGITLRGTGLKIDVAPVLYTGEPDDKGHLVTRQGNKVLTSVTLHLRFIEERKRQAGRGYAELIRLLKAWIRHAKVENPSLRCKSFLLELLVAHLWAHGWNGQSLQVGDYPRAFEQVLSYIVTTGMKAPITFEDFYDADEVVACSDPIQVWDPVNPENNVASTYLELDRRRLVERAEAALESVTWAAMAPTKGDATDAWRELFGPTFPGA is encoded by the coding sequence GTGCTAGCACAATTCGCGCAGAAGAGCGTGAACGTGTCGAAGGACGAGGCGGCAGAGCGGCGCAGGCAGGTGAACCACCTGCGGCAGCGTTTGGAGATGCACATCGACGCGCACCCCGGGTTCGACCTGGTGAAGCTGCGCGCCTCGGGGAGCACGGCCAAGCACACGGCGATCCAACGAAAGAAGAAGGAGGGCTCGGACGCCGACGTCGCGGCGTACCTGCGCACCGGGGATCTCGACATCGATGACTGCGAGCTATTGGAGTGGCTGAAGGAACGCTGTCGCGCCGTGTACGGGGTGAGGAAGGACGCGGAGGACTTCGTCATCTCCGAGCACGCGGTGGGTATCACACTGCGCGGCACGGGCCTGAAGATCGACGTCGCGCCGGTTCTGTACACCGGCGAACCCGACGACAAGGGCCACCTGGTGACCCGGCAAGGGAACAAGGTCCTGACCTCGGTGACGCTGCACCTGCGCTTCATCGAGGAGCGTAAGCGCCAGGCCGGCCGCGGCTACGCCGAGCTCATCCGGCTGCTGAAAGCCTGGATCCGGCATGCCAAGGTCGAGAACCCCTCGTTGCGGTGCAAGAGCTTCCTGCTGGAGTTGCTGGTGGCGCACCTGTGGGCGCACGGCTGGAACGGCCAGTCTTTGCAGGTCGGGGACTACCCCAGGGCGTTCGAGCAGGTGCTGTCCTACATCGTGACGACGGGGATGAAGGCGCCGATCACCTTCGAGGACTTTTACGACGCCGACGAGGTCGTGGCGTGTTCGGACCCGATCCAGGTATGGGACCCGGTCAACCCGGAGAACAACGTCGCCTCGACTTACCTGGAGCTGGACCGGCGCCGCCTTGTCGAACGTGCCGAGGCCGCGCTGGAGTCGGTGACGTGGGCGGCCATGGCGCCCACGAAGGGCGACGCCACTGATGCCTGGCGCGAGCTGTTCGGCCCGACCTTCCCGGGGGCGTGA
- a CDS encoding SAVED domain-containing protein codes for MSGALQPPSRSGVRIAGDLYQWLVAWHGCVTVLRDQTLRPANPIVAIGVEADGAGNLDDVIFYRAQPPNSYEQVKYAVDSATPVNEDYLLSPSPTGGPSILAKIAAAWRSLTASGSQVDLALVTNRHPDPGDPLIRDRDSRTQLLLPKAGVHGPRSDRGKARQRWAVGAGVSEQELLELLGVLRFDLGRDPQHLRELVQLLMLAAGLRYEDHAIDAGADWVARMVRDGYKTLSLDLIEKAVQDLDLKQGPARAVLSIATLKPDPVADQADWSLDWTDRFDGATAYSKRRPKAPATWAQLQADIEAAPMFLRGKTDIAVTGSLRQAPAFCTGAAFRMVSGADLAILQRGQVWSTSADYEAATPAIVEHSLGQGPDLAVAIAVATDPTTDILRYLRDQQLSVGSLLVLAPPAGGAKDNSIPDASTANALAVGIRDAVRETVRTAPHVHLFLAGPLGLALLLGHRWNRIRPTTVYEDVATADFYEPAFFIDA; via the coding sequence ATGAGCGGCGCGCTGCAGCCTCCCAGCCGCAGCGGCGTGCGTATCGCTGGCGACCTTTACCAGTGGCTGGTGGCGTGGCACGGCTGCGTGACCGTGCTGCGCGACCAAACCCTGCGCCCGGCCAACCCGATCGTCGCGATCGGCGTCGAAGCCGACGGGGCCGGAAACCTCGACGACGTCATCTTTTACCGCGCACAACCGCCCAACAGCTACGAACAGGTCAAGTACGCCGTCGACAGCGCTACGCCCGTCAACGAGGACTACCTGCTGAGCCCCAGCCCCACCGGTGGCCCCTCCATCCTCGCCAAGATCGCCGCGGCGTGGCGGAGCCTGACCGCGAGCGGCTCGCAGGTCGACCTTGCCCTCGTGACGAACCGGCACCCTGACCCAGGCGACCCGCTGATCCGCGATCGTGACTCCCGCACGCAGCTTTTGCTACCCAAGGCTGGCGTCCACGGGCCGCGAAGCGACCGAGGCAAAGCTCGGCAGCGCTGGGCCGTCGGCGCCGGGGTGAGCGAGCAGGAACTGCTGGAGCTGCTCGGCGTCCTTCGCTTCGACCTCGGCCGCGACCCGCAGCACTTGCGCGAGCTAGTCCAGCTCCTGATGCTGGCCGCCGGCCTGCGGTACGAGGACCACGCCATCGATGCTGGCGCCGACTGGGTCGCCCGCATGGTCCGCGACGGCTACAAGACCCTGAGCCTGGACCTCATCGAGAAGGCGGTTCAGGACCTCGACTTGAAGCAAGGCCCGGCCCGGGCCGTGCTGTCGATCGCCACACTCAAGCCGGATCCGGTGGCCGACCAGGCAGACTGGAGCCTGGACTGGACCGACCGCTTCGACGGCGCCACCGCCTACTCCAAGCGCCGCCCGAAGGCGCCGGCGACCTGGGCCCAGCTCCAGGCGGACATCGAAGCTGCCCCGATGTTCCTGCGTGGAAAGACCGACATCGCCGTCACTGGAAGCCTTCGCCAGGCCCCCGCGTTCTGCACCGGAGCCGCGTTTCGCATGGTCTCCGGCGCTGATCTGGCGATCCTTCAGCGCGGGCAGGTGTGGAGCACCTCAGCGGACTATGAGGCCGCGACTCCGGCGATCGTAGAACACTCCCTTGGCCAAGGCCCGGACCTCGCCGTCGCGATCGCCGTGGCCACCGACCCGACCACCGATATTCTGAGATATCTCCGCGACCAGCAGCTCTCCGTCGGCTCGTTGCTTGTGCTAGCCCCGCCAGCAGGCGGCGCCAAGGACAACTCCATCCCCGACGCCTCGACGGCCAACGCCCTGGCTGTCGGCATCCGCGACGCCGTACGAGAGACGGTGCGCACCGCGCCCCACGTCCACCTATTCCTGGCCGGGCCTTTGGGGCTGGCCCTGCTACTGGGCCACCGATGGAACCGCATCCGACCTACCACGGTGTACGAGGACGTCGCTACCGCCGACTTCTACGAGCCTGCCTTCTTTATCGATGCCTGA
- a CDS encoding ASCH domain-containing protein, whose amino-acid sequence MNARPRTETGVRAREMNLYRRYFDLVASGRKTIEVRVQYPNLRSLASGDHIRFICGTDDALTRVKRVARYNSFEQMLDTEGPARVNPDSPREQQLANIRRIYGPEKEALGVLAIEIELV is encoded by the coding sequence ATGAACGCCCGACCCCGCACCGAGACGGGCGTTCGCGCCCGCGAGATGAACCTCTACCGCCGCTATTTCGACTTGGTCGCCTCCGGCCGCAAGACCATCGAAGTCCGGGTCCAGTACCCCAACCTGCGCAGCCTGGCTTCCGGCGACCACATCCGCTTCATCTGCGGCACCGACGACGCCCTGACACGCGTCAAACGGGTCGCCCGGTACAACTCCTTCGAGCAGATGCTCGACACCGAGGGGCCGGCACGGGTCAACCCCGACAGTCCGCGCGAGCAGCAACTCGCCAACATCCGCCGGATCTACGGCCCGGAGAAGGAAGCCCTCGGCGTCCTGGCTATCGAGATCGAACTCGTGTAA
- a CDS encoding AAA family ATPase, translating to MANQDDLFHPVIELPEPVRQARYDRLVGLDGIKQRLRKEAALLADPQRLQAWASQHHDTDHVAALSLFTDRAPLFVFAGDVGSGKSALAESFGGDLAKFLDLPVYLYRLKLSTRGSGLVGEMTTLIGEAFAHLHHQGGRARGPRGATSVLVFVIDEADALAQSREAQQMHHEDRAGVDAFLAGIDSLAGAGVSVLVVMCTNRVGALDPAILRRAAAVFNFGRPDDLQRRAVLEQALSGLGIGPGTITKLVEVTGPTADRPGFTYSDLTQRLIPAAIVQAFPDQPVRDPDLLTLASDMAPSPVFTESE from the coding sequence ATGGCCAACCAGGACGACCTTTTCCACCCCGTGATCGAACTCCCCGAGCCAGTCCGCCAGGCCCGCTACGATCGGCTGGTGGGGCTCGACGGCATCAAGCAGCGGCTGCGCAAGGAGGCGGCTCTGCTGGCAGACCCGCAGCGGCTGCAGGCCTGGGCAAGTCAGCACCACGATACCGACCACGTGGCCGCCTTGAGCTTGTTTACCGACCGGGCGCCGCTGTTCGTGTTTGCCGGCGACGTCGGCTCGGGGAAGTCTGCGCTAGCCGAGTCCTTCGGCGGCGACCTCGCCAAGTTCCTGGACCTGCCGGTCTATCTGTACCGGCTCAAGCTGTCCACGCGCGGCAGTGGTTTGGTCGGGGAGATGACCACCCTCATCGGCGAGGCCTTCGCGCACCTGCACCACCAGGGCGGCAGGGCACGGGGGCCCCGTGGCGCCACGTCGGTCCTGGTGTTCGTCATCGACGAGGCCGACGCCCTGGCCCAGTCCCGCGAAGCCCAACAGATGCACCACGAAGACCGCGCCGGTGTGGACGCGTTCCTGGCCGGCATCGACAGCCTCGCTGGCGCCGGAGTCTCTGTGCTAGTGGTGATGTGCACCAACCGGGTGGGGGCGCTGGACCCGGCGATCCTGCGGCGGGCCGCGGCCGTGTTCAACTTCGGCCGGCCCGACGACCTGCAGCGGCGCGCCGTCCTGGAGCAGGCGTTGTCCGGACTGGGCATCGGACCCGGCACCATCACCAAACTCGTCGAGGTCACCGGCCCTACTGCCGATCGCCCCGGATTCACCTACTCCGACCTCACCCAGCGGCTGATCCCTGCCGCCATCGTGCAGGCCTTCCCTGACCAACCCGTCCGCGACCCGGACCTTCTCACCCTCGCCTCCGATATGGCGCCCAGCCCGGTGTTCACGGAGAGCGAATGA
- a CDS encoding AAA family ATPase has protein sequence MDLVALIDSSGPPRRYVITGGPSAGKEAVLAEMAARAIPATEGEPAREIYRAHRERLDRHLQVGDRREYSREVLAAFVQEYAAHKHGLRFYNRGIPDGYGWDAFFGLSPYPELEEAARIYRYDAVFVLDPLDSFAAEDDLVFAQDREIRRVHELIVQGYYDTGYRPIFIPADEPAKRVEQILANVSAPTA, from the coding sequence ATGGATTTGGTCGCCTTGATCGACTCGTCCGGGCCACCTCGTCGTTACGTGATTACGGGCGGGCCGTCCGCTGGCAAAGAGGCTGTGCTCGCCGAGATGGCTGCCCGCGCCATCCCGGCCACCGAAGGCGAGCCGGCCCGCGAGATCTACCGCGCGCACCGCGAACGCCTCGACCGCCACCTCCAGGTCGGGGACCGCCGCGAATACTCTCGCGAAGTCCTCGCGGCGTTCGTGCAGGAATACGCCGCCCACAAGCACGGCCTGCGGTTCTACAATCGCGGCATCCCCGACGGCTACGGCTGGGACGCCTTCTTCGGCCTGTCGCCGTATCCGGAACTGGAGGAGGCCGCCCGGATCTACCGCTACGACGCCGTGTTCGTCTTGGACCCGCTGGACTCCTTCGCCGCCGAGGACGATCTGGTGTTCGCGCAGGACCGGGAGATCCGCCGGGTCCACGAACTGATCGTCCAGGGCTACTACGACACCGGATACCGCCCGATCTTCATCCCCGCTGATGAGCCGGCCAAGCGCGTCGAGCAGATCCTCGCCAACGTGTCCGCGCCCACCGCCTAG
- a CDS encoding contact-dependent growth inhibition system immunity protein — protein sequence MTQPDIFDDDAPWAERLPELRLLLEAYSSVSGEQRFADTPDSPSKAMRSYLRMATYYPGRAFRATAEILDTLKRGLNDPEVAAELASMSPMIVPDGRTRENCLMMMVPHLVAFTEAGERTAPGTPETDWEWRERLPNLANLFGAYFHQDVTFEHPSPGGGLDYEAVIADFFATKRNDQAAAVISEIGDLLSLGSDEQSLDAAASELGSCVLPPDGLSHADWLSTISHDLQRRLHAVGYQPPQGPNSAYPAHDKRAWVR from the coding sequence ATGACGCAGCCGGATATCTTCGATGACGACGCACCTTGGGCGGAGAGATTGCCGGAGCTCAGGCTTCTCCTCGAAGCCTATTCGTCCGTGTCGGGCGAACAGAGGTTCGCGGACACGCCCGACTCTCCCTCCAAGGCGATGCGCTCCTACTTGCGGATGGCCACCTATTATCCCGGCCGGGCATTCCGGGCCACTGCGGAGATCCTAGACACGCTCAAGCGCGGCTTGAATGATCCGGAGGTAGCGGCCGAGTTGGCATCGATGTCGCCGATGATCGTGCCGGATGGCAGGACCCGTGAGAACTGTCTGATGATGATGGTCCCCCACTTGGTCGCCTTCACTGAAGCCGGCGAGCGGACTGCGCCAGGGACACCGGAGACCGATTGGGAATGGCGAGAGAGACTGCCGAACCTGGCGAACCTGTTCGGAGCGTACTTCCACCAAGACGTCACCTTCGAACACCCCAGCCCTGGCGGGGGCCTGGACTACGAGGCCGTCATCGCAGATTTCTTCGCCACGAAACGAAACGACCAGGCAGCCGCTGTCATATCCGAGATCGGTGACTTGTTGAGCCTGGGCTCCGATGAGCAGTCTCTTGACGCGGCGGCGTCAGAGTTGGGGTCCTGCGTGCTCCCGCCGGACGGGCTGTCCCACGCGGACTGGCTGTCGACAATCAGTCATGACCTGCAGCGCCGACTGCATGCAGTGGGCTATCAACCTCCGCAGGGCCCGAACTCCGCTTACCCGGCACACGATAAGCGCGCCTGGGTACGATGA
- a CDS encoding RNase A-like domain-containing protein, with the protein MARPSGWDILGLDGDPTPGVVESVQALAKEFGDFAHDVEAAYRNLNSFGSDTAVLRWVGQTAEAFKSDYGPLPGRLQKLYTSYSEASDALSAYAPKLQAAQSKADAALRQAQDAQVDLQRAKASANNAAADLKTAQQNHAALPNPQAVTDAQAAHDTAQSNLKNAQAQMSALAAQAHQAYDDRIAAAKDCAKALHHAQHDGIHNKHWWQHVANDVLSTAGDVLSSVGHFVEAFGYELADVLQVLFSPQSLLGIAETVAGLLMMVAGAGGEIGGTALDLTGVGALLGVPVNALSAGLIGGGGALAITGLRNWMAAMAGGDYNAWPRGKRRGPQPPQPREADPGGDEDYGGHGAEKHVGLSDEQLSARLDSESKPKSVSTYNNYEDEQRFSQDVVDINKQKISNWLRTAKPGDKISVTQKNLGEVTGRSLSRGDWQNGLPPKEVQGSTVVVKADPTAPNGYYILTTFPAGDAAIAADATDSAGAASDAIDGAGTTTDASDDAGT; encoded by the coding sequence ATGGCGCGTCCGTCGGGCTGGGACATTCTGGGCCTGGATGGGGATCCGACGCCGGGTGTGGTGGAGTCGGTGCAGGCCCTGGCCAAGGAGTTCGGAGACTTCGCCCACGATGTTGAGGCGGCGTACCGGAACCTGAACAGCTTCGGTTCCGACACGGCCGTTCTGAGATGGGTGGGGCAGACCGCTGAGGCTTTCAAGTCCGATTATGGCCCGCTGCCAGGGCGGCTGCAGAAGCTCTACACGTCCTACAGCGAAGCCTCTGACGCGTTGTCCGCCTACGCGCCGAAACTGCAGGCTGCGCAAAGCAAAGCTGATGCAGCGTTGCGGCAGGCGCAGGATGCCCAGGTCGATCTGCAGCGCGCCAAGGCATCGGCGAACAACGCCGCGGCAGATTTGAAGACGGCCCAGCAGAACCACGCGGCGCTCCCCAACCCGCAGGCCGTCACCGACGCCCAAGCGGCGCACGACACCGCGCAGTCCAACCTGAAGAACGCCCAGGCCCAGATGTCCGCTCTCGCCGCGCAGGCGCATCAGGCCTACGACGATCGCATCGCCGCAGCCAAGGACTGTGCCAAGGCTCTGCACCACGCCCAGCACGACGGCATCCATAACAAGCACTGGTGGCAGCACGTCGCCAACGACGTCCTATCGACCGCGGGCGACGTCCTGTCATCGGTTGGACACTTCGTCGAAGCGTTCGGCTACGAACTCGCCGACGTCCTGCAGGTGCTGTTCAGCCCGCAGTCACTTCTCGGCATCGCCGAGACTGTCGCTGGTCTGCTGATGATGGTCGCCGGGGCCGGCGGCGAGATCGGCGGCACGGCGCTCGACCTGACCGGGGTTGGCGCACTCCTTGGTGTCCCGGTGAACGCCCTGTCGGCCGGGCTCATAGGCGGCGGCGGTGCTCTGGCCATCACGGGTCTGCGCAACTGGATGGCCGCGATGGCCGGCGGCGACTACAACGCCTGGCCACGAGGCAAGCGCAGGGGCCCCCAACCCCCGCAGCCACGCGAGGCCGACCCGGGTGGGGATGAAGACTACGGCGGTCACGGAGCCGAGAAGCACGTAGGCCTCAGCGACGAGCAGCTCAGCGCCCGACTCGATAGTGAATCGAAGCCCAAGTCAGTTTCGACGTACAACAACTATGAAGATGAGCAGAGATTCTCTCAAGACGTGGTCGATATAAATAAACAGAAGATCAGCAACTGGCTGAGGACGGCAAAGCCGGGAGACAAGATATCGGTCACTCAAAAAAATCTTGGCGAGGTTACCGGCCGCTCGCTTTCCAGGGGCGACTGGCAGAATGGCCTCCCGCCCAAAGAGGTTCAAGGTTCCACTGTCGTGGTCAAGGCTGATCCGACGGCGCCTAATGGGTATTACATACTAACGACTTTCCCGGCGGGTGACGCAGCGATCGCGGCTGACGCAACCGACAGCGCCGGAGCCGCGTCGGACGCGATCGATGGCGCTGGAACCACTACTGACGCAAGCGATGATGCGGGGACGTGA
- a CDS encoding GntR family transcriptional regulator gives MGTAADVEAKLRGWLADGTLVPEQRLPSERTLIEQLGASRNTVRAALAKLIADGSVRPEHGRGYFVCRPRRADPVVRQWKVRSSEIVAESATHDFERRELGSAAGRRRQAYVVRARRVVTTAVFSEDDRLLLVWRQRDAIGAGSWALPTGVAEGDEDPALTASRSVHAVAKVQPTGLHRVMDFQPLADVADALQVFFVGSSQVVASVPSGEADGHVAEWIPLSELPQLAEDGKVTGVAMILAIHAVLAREGSDVLRSLKRVNLSRSGS, from the coding sequence ATGGGCACTGCGGCGGACGTCGAGGCAAAGCTACGCGGCTGGCTTGCGGACGGGACCTTGGTGCCCGAACAGCGGTTGCCGTCGGAGCGGACGCTGATCGAGCAGCTCGGGGCGAGCAGGAACACGGTCCGGGCAGCGCTCGCGAAGCTGATCGCCGATGGGAGCGTGCGGCCTGAGCACGGCCGTGGCTACTTCGTCTGCCGGCCGCGCCGTGCCGATCCTGTGGTCAGGCAGTGGAAGGTGCGGTCGTCGGAAATCGTCGCGGAGAGCGCGACCCACGATTTCGAGCGCCGGGAGCTCGGGTCCGCAGCAGGCCGGCGGAGGCAGGCTTACGTCGTGCGTGCCCGTCGCGTTGTGACGACGGCGGTCTTCAGCGAAGACGACCGGCTGCTTCTGGTCTGGCGTCAACGTGACGCGATTGGTGCGGGATCGTGGGCGCTGCCGACAGGGGTTGCCGAAGGTGATGAAGATCCAGCTCTGACTGCTTCTCGCTCCGTTCATGCCGTTGCGAAAGTCCAGCCGACAGGCCTTCACCGCGTAATGGACTTCCAGCCCCTTGCCGATGTTGCTGATGCTCTACAGGTGTTCTTCGTCGGTTCGTCCCAGGTTGTGGCATCGGTGCCGTCCGGCGAGGCTGATGGGCATGTGGCGGAGTGGATTCCCCTATCCGAACTTCCGCAGCTGGCCGAGGACGGGAAAGTGACAGGCGTCGCCATGATTTTGGCGATTCATGCGGTTCTCGCACGTGAGGGTTCTGATGTTCTGCGGTCCCTCAAAAGAGTGAATCTTTCCCGATCCGGATCATAG